One genomic window of Halobellus limi includes the following:
- a CDS encoding coiled-coil protein, translated as MVTQQDVLTEYDVQELKDSDNIELTDEKLENGSKGQLIKIAGQLRDRRNELNQMASERASKRDDLNAKTREKVDEAQEHREKRDELNEKVQEHKESRNELNAKANELFDEVEEMKEDLELDDGKNIEELEEEIEQLEFRQQTEVLSTEDERELIEKIEDKREELSQKKDKVEDSGELEELIEEAEEVRSEASQHHQKVTELADEAQEHHNQMIEAYREADDIRDEADAMHELFVEAQEAADRHHEDFVRVQKRLRELDKQEEQEREDEREEEREAAKEEAEEIYQKFKEGETLDTEDLMKLQKTGLL; from the coding sequence ATGGTGACGCAGCAAGACGTTCTTACCGAATACGACGTACAGGAACTCAAAGATTCAGACAACATCGAGCTTACCGACGAGAAGCTCGAGAACGGCTCGAAGGGCCAGCTCATCAAGATCGCGGGGCAGCTCCGCGATCGACGAAACGAGCTGAACCAGATGGCCTCCGAGCGCGCGTCGAAGCGCGACGATCTGAACGCAAAGACTCGCGAGAAGGTCGACGAGGCCCAGGAGCACCGCGAGAAGCGCGACGAGCTCAACGAGAAGGTTCAGGAACACAAAGAGAGCCGGAACGAGCTCAACGCGAAGGCCAACGAGCTCTTCGACGAGGTCGAGGAGATGAAAGAGGACCTCGAGCTCGATGACGGCAAGAACATCGAGGAGCTCGAAGAGGAGATCGAGCAGCTCGAGTTCCGCCAGCAGACCGAGGTCCTCTCGACGGAGGACGAGCGCGAACTCATCGAGAAGATCGAGGACAAGCGCGAGGAGCTCAGCCAGAAGAAGGACAAGGTCGAGGACAGCGGTGAACTCGAAGAGCTCATCGAGGAGGCCGAGGAGGTCCGCTCGGAGGCGTCCCAGCACCACCAGAAGGTGACGGAGCTCGCCGACGAGGCCCAGGAGCACCACAACCAGATGATCGAGGCCTACCGCGAGGCCGACGACATCCGCGACGAGGCCGACGCGATGCACGAGCTGTTCGTCGAGGCCCAGGAGGCCGCCGACCGCCACCACGAGGACTTCGTCCGCGTCCAAAAGCGGCTCCGCGAGCTCGACAAGCAGGAAGAGCAGGAGCGCGAGGACGAGCGCGAAGAGGAGCGCGAGGCCGCCAAGGAGGAGGCCGAGGAGATCTACCAGAAGTTCAAGGAAGGCGAGACCCTCGACACCGAGGACCTGATGAAGCTCCAGAAGACGGGGCTTCTCTAA
- a CDS encoding DUF371 domain-containing protein: MREREVVHARGHENVSAEHASTFEVTTDDWLTPAGDCILAVEADRTPADFDAAFVEACRDPDATVTATIAATTDDGETHEQTVTGRGHPDLTFENERSHVGRTSEYVDDRTVLVDADAAAADLDRDLVEALADGASVRFELVVEAGPAE; this comes from the coding sequence ATGCGAGAGCGAGAGGTCGTCCACGCGCGCGGCCACGAGAATGTGTCGGCCGAACACGCGAGCACGTTCGAGGTAACGACCGACGACTGGCTCACCCCCGCCGGCGACTGCATTCTCGCCGTGGAGGCGGACCGGACGCCCGCCGACTTCGACGCCGCGTTCGTCGAGGCCTGCCGCGACCCCGACGCGACGGTCACGGCGACGATCGCGGCGACGACCGACGACGGCGAGACCCACGAGCAGACAGTCACCGGCCGGGGGCATCCGGACCTCACCTTCGAGAACGAGCGGAGCCACGTGGGTCGGACAAGCGAGTACGTGGACGACCGGACGGTGCTCGTCGACGCCGACGCGGCCGCGGCGGATCTGGATCGCGACCTAGTGGAAGCGCTCGCCGACGGCGCGTCGGTTCGCTTCGAGTTGGTCGTCGAGGCCGGCCCGGCGGAGTGA
- a CDS encoding endonuclease III domain-containing protein: MAEEPTENISGGDDGSAAAAFEAGDAGTRAEAVVDELGDLYWQKTYGGKDAFESLVRTILSQNTSDVASQPAHDALMERYGPEGSDDDAAGGGADGGGTADDRDLAAALADAEQSELAETISSAGLYNQKSEMIVGAAERIREEYGGRAGFDEFVRTEEPSEVREALLDIHGVGPKTADCVLLFAGGRDGVFPVDTHVHRIARRMGLAPADADHETVREHLEADVSGEKCGFGHTAMIQFGREYCTARKPACLDGPEACPLYDLCDRVGVDEVGESVVDPAEAAGE, encoded by the coding sequence ATGGCCGAGGAACCGACCGAAAACATCAGCGGCGGCGACGACGGGAGCGCCGCCGCGGCCTTCGAGGCGGGCGACGCGGGAACGCGCGCCGAGGCGGTCGTCGACGAACTCGGCGACCTGTACTGGCAGAAGACCTACGGCGGCAAGGACGCCTTCGAGTCGCTGGTGCGGACGATCCTCTCGCAGAACACGTCGGACGTCGCCAGCCAGCCCGCCCACGACGCGCTGATGGAGCGCTACGGACCGGAGGGGAGCGACGACGACGCGGCGGGCGGGGGAGCGGACGGCGGCGGCACCGCGGACGACCGCGACCTCGCGGCCGCCCTCGCCGACGCCGAGCAGTCCGAACTCGCCGAGACCATCTCCTCGGCGGGGCTGTACAACCAGAAATCGGAGATGATCGTCGGCGCGGCCGAACGGATCCGAGAGGAGTACGGCGGCCGGGCGGGGTTCGACGAGTTCGTCCGAACGGAGGAACCGAGCGAGGTCCGGGAGGCGCTCTTGGACATCCACGGCGTCGGGCCGAAGACCGCCGACTGCGTCCTCCTGTTCGCCGGCGGCCGGGACGGCGTCTTCCCCGTCGACACGCACGTCCACCGCATCGCCCGCCGGATGGGACTCGCGCCCGCGGACGCCGACCACGAGACGGTCCGCGAGCACCTCGAAGCCGACGTGTCGGGCGAGAAGTGCGGCTTCGGACACACGGCGATGATCCAGTTCGGGCGGGAGTACTGCACCGCCCGCAAACCCGCCTGTCTCGACGGACCGGAGGCGTGTCCGCTGTACGATCTCTGCGACCGCGTCGGCGTCGACGAGGTCGGCGAGTCAGTCGTCGATCCGGCGGAGGCGGCGGGCGAGTGA
- a CDS encoding VOC family protein: MVESRYTHVSIVAADLEESVDFYASVFGMERIRTPAFDERIQWLGCGDLQLHLVERDDDPPAFNHHALHVDDFEAVYRSIREHESAEIEALPQIEVDADGHPPVYVLPSGEVQCYVRDPAGNLVEVNAPDADALDGSVVRNLVKRTDVEWPEAGEEAARIYANE, from the coding sequence ATGGTCGAATCGCGGTACACCCACGTCAGCATCGTCGCGGCGGACCTCGAAGAGTCGGTCGACTTCTACGCCTCGGTCTTCGGGATGGAGCGGATCCGCACCCCCGCCTTCGACGAGCGGATCCAGTGGCTGGGGTGCGGGGACCTCCAATTGCACCTCGTCGAACGCGACGACGACCCGCCGGCGTTCAACCACCACGCGCTCCACGTCGACGACTTCGAGGCGGTCTATCGGTCGATCCGCGAGCACGAGAGCGCCGAGATCGAGGCCCTCCCGCAGATCGAGGTCGACGCGGACGGCCACCCGCCGGTGTACGTGCTCCCCTCGGGCGAGGTCCAGTGCTACGTCCGGGACCCGGCGGGGAACCTCGTCGAGGTGAACGCCCCCGACGCCGACGCCCTCGACGGGTCGGTCGTGCGGAACCTGGTGAAGCGGACCGACGTGGAGTGGCCCGAGGCGGGCGAGGAGGCGGCGCGGATCTACGCGAACGAGTGA
- a CDS encoding COG1361 family protein, with the protein MNWSPSTRLLVALLVILGGVGAVGTTATAANPAVQLSSVSVSPEDPNTGERVTIDATISNLENSDTTVEVRDVYVRTPGTTDEYARLEEVGSIAPGGSLSIPISTTFESAGEKRLNVNVVVQDEDGDYHRYTYPVYVDVTEPNVRADLSSRTDADSGTTSVSLTNFGNADLSDVEITARVGGEVVARNFLFDVAPESNRTTTFDTDDYASETVRFVATYDAAGESHETTLSVELDDRTEIPGEIRLTAVETTRTGSGVTIEGDAANLGGTDAESVLVSVGDADGVRPASPSGEYFIGAIDASEFATFELTAAADQNASSVPVEIAYIVDNERVTTTQRVSIDGDSPSSGVDPAAGSGDRRPGGGPGDSGGLQLTVIGGVAVVVLVVGAGVYLWRR; encoded by the coding sequence GTGAACTGGTCCCCCTCGACTCGACTGCTCGTCGCCCTCCTCGTCATCCTCGGCGGTGTCGGAGCCGTCGGGACGACCGCGACGGCGGCGAACCCGGCCGTACAGCTCTCCTCGGTGTCGGTCTCCCCCGAGGATCCGAACACCGGCGAACGGGTCACGATCGACGCGACGATCTCGAACCTGGAGAACAGCGACACGACCGTCGAAGTGCGGGACGTCTACGTCCGAACGCCCGGCACCACCGACGAGTACGCCCGCCTCGAGGAGGTCGGCTCGATCGCACCGGGCGGGTCGCTCTCGATCCCCATCTCGACCACGTTCGAGTCCGCCGGCGAGAAACGGCTCAACGTCAACGTGGTCGTCCAGGACGAGGACGGCGACTACCACCGTTACACGTACCCGGTGTACGTCGACGTGACAGAACCCAACGTGCGAGCGGACCTGTCCTCGCGGACGGACGCGGACTCGGGCACGACGTCGGTCTCGCTGACGAACTTCGGCAACGCCGACCTCTCCGACGTCGAGATCACCGCCCGCGTCGGCGGCGAGGTCGTCGCGCGGAACTTCCTGTTCGACGTCGCGCCGGAGTCGAACCGGACGACCACCTTCGACACCGACGACTACGCCTCGGAGACCGTCCGGTTCGTCGCCACCTACGACGCGGCCGGCGAGAGCCACGAGACGACGCTCTCGGTGGAACTGGACGACCGGACGGAGATCCCCGGCGAGATCCGACTCACCGCCGTCGAGACCACGCGGACCGGGTCCGGCGTGACGATCGAGGGCGACGCCGCGAACCTCGGCGGCACCGACGCCGAATCGGTCCTCGTGAGCGTCGGCGACGCCGACGGCGTGCGCCCGGCCTCGCCCTCCGGGGAGTACTTCATCGGCGCGATCGACGCCAGCGAGTTCGCGACGTTCGAGCTGACGGCGGCGGCCGATCAGAACGCGTCGTCAGTGCCCGTCGAGATCGCGTACATCGTCGACAACGAGCGCGTGACGACCACACAGCGGGTCTCGATCGACGGCGATTCGCCGTCGAGCGGCGTCGATCCGGCGGCCGGAAGCGGTGACCGGCGGCCCGGCGGTGGCCCCGGTGACTCCGGCGGCCTCCAGCTGACGGTCATCGGCGGCGTCGCGGTCGTCGTCCTCGTGGTCGGCGCCGGCGTCTACCTGTGGCGCAGATGA
- a CDS encoding ABC transporter ATP-binding protein, which yields MTVVELEDAVKRYRSGEQTIEALKGVDFAAERGEMVTVIGPSGSGKSTMLNLVGLLDTPTEGTVRVDGRDVTDFTEDELTEERRSGIGFVFQAFHLLPMLTATENVELPSMWDTSRDRRDRAVDLLRRVGLGDRLDHTPSQLSGGQQQRVAIARALINEPKVLLADEPTGNLDQDTGRTILDELTRLKAEEGIAIVAVTHDEQLLDYADRVVRLVDGVIQE from the coding sequence ATGACGGTCGTCGAACTCGAGGACGCGGTGAAGCGGTACCGGAGCGGCGAACAGACCATCGAGGCGCTGAAGGGCGTCGACTTCGCCGCCGAGCGCGGCGAGATGGTCACGGTGATCGGCCCCTCCGGGTCGGGCAAGAGCACGATGCTCAACCTGGTCGGACTGCTCGACACGCCGACCGAAGGGACCGTCAGGGTCGACGGCCGCGACGTGACGGACTTCACCGAGGACGAACTCACCGAGGAGCGCCGCTCGGGAATCGGCTTCGTCTTCCAGGCGTTCCACCTGCTGCCGATGCTCACCGCGACCGAGAACGTGGAGCTCCCGTCGATGTGGGACACCTCGCGGGACCGTCGCGACCGGGCGGTGGACTTGCTGCGGCGGGTGGGCCTCGGCGACAGGCTGGATCACACGCCGAGTCAGCTCTCGGGCGGGCAGCAGCAGCGCGTCGCCATCGCGCGGGCGCTGATCAACGAGCCGAAGGTCCTGCTCGCGGACGAGCCGACCGGGAACCTGGATCAGGACACCGGGCGCACGATCCTCGACGAACTGACGCGGCTCAAAGCCGAGGAGGGAATCGCCATCGTCGCGGTGACCCACGACGAGCAGCTTCTGGACTACGCCGACCGGGTCGTTCGCCTCGTCGACGGGGTGATCCAGGAGTGA
- a CDS encoding ABC transporter permease, producing the protein MSVTDLLWRFPSVQMAWRNLGRNRVRTALAALGIIIGVVAISSLGIAGVALQQQATTDLGSLTNEVSVSSGTDSTTDGVTDDQVEEIRSLAGDAAVVPQKSNATTLSARDGSEAFVSVTAVTRASALYTVSAGDSPDRLESGALLTAGTAERLGIELGDPVEYDGRLYRVRGLVESSTGFGGGSELVVPLSALAAQEHYDTVTVVAADGDEAQAIADRLEARFNEGDEEVLSVTSFASTQESIDSFLNTLNLALLGIGSISLVVASVAILNVMLMSTIERRGEIGVLRAVGIRRGEVLRMILAEAAFLGVGGGVVGAAASLGVGLVIFQVLSGDPLLVFGWPSVRYLLLGFGFAVVASLLSGIYPAWKAANDPPVEALRG; encoded by the coding sequence GTGAGCGTCACCGACCTGCTGTGGCGGTTCCCCAGCGTGCAGATGGCCTGGCGGAACCTCGGGCGCAACCGGGTCCGGACGGCGCTCGCGGCGCTCGGGATCATCATCGGCGTCGTCGCCATCTCCTCGCTCGGGATCGCCGGCGTCGCCCTCCAGCAGCAGGCGACGACCGACCTCGGGAGCCTCACGAACGAGGTGTCGGTCTCCTCGGGGACCGACAGCACGACCGACGGGGTGACCGACGATCAGGTCGAGGAGATCCGGAGCCTCGCGGGTGACGCGGCCGTCGTCCCGCAGAAGTCGAACGCGACGACGCTCTCGGCGCGCGACGGCAGCGAGGCGTTCGTGAGCGTGACCGCGGTGACGCGAGCGAGCGCGCTGTACACGGTCTCCGCCGGCGACAGCCCCGATCGGCTGGAGTCGGGAGCGCTTCTCACCGCCGGCACGGCGGAACGGCTCGGAATCGAACTCGGCGACCCCGTCGAGTACGACGGACGGCTCTACCGCGTCCGGGGGCTGGTCGAGTCCTCCACCGGATTCGGCGGCGGGAGCGAACTCGTGGTCCCGCTGTCGGCACTCGCAGCGCAGGAGCACTACGACACGGTCACGGTCGTCGCCGCCGACGGCGACGAGGCCCAGGCGATCGCCGATCGGCTCGAAGCCCGGTTCAACGAGGGCGACGAGGAGGTGCTGAGCGTCACCAGTTTCGCGAGCACGCAGGAGAGCATCGACTCGTTCCTGAACACGCTCAACCTCGCGCTCCTGGGAATCGGCTCCATCTCGCTCGTCGTCGCCAGCGTCGCGATCCTCAACGTGATGCTGATGAGCACGATCGAGCGCCGCGGCGAGATCGGCGTGCTCCGCGCGGTGGGGATCAGACGCGGGGAGGTGCTCCGGATGATACTCGCCGAAGCCGCGTTCCTCGGCGTCGGCGGCGGCGTCGTCGGCGCGGCCGCGTCACTCGGCGTCGGCCTCGTCATCTTCCAGGTGCTGTCGGGGGACCCGCTCCTCGTCTTCGGGTGGCCGAGCGTCCGGTACCTCCTGCTCGGGTTCGGGTTCGCCGTCGTGGCGAGCCTGCTGAGCGGGATCTACCCCGCCTGGAAGGCGGCGAACGACCCGCCCGTCGAGGCGCTCAGGGGGTGA
- a CDS encoding DUF7332 family protein, whose translation MSRRRGTSALARLVVVALVCSLVVAAVPPAAAQSDGDGGGGAAPDADERRCFPAGGHDLTVGDGNPHIDVTVHTSLFTDPSPPSALGLEARGVALDSDVIELRTGVVLDGTPEGISPAAVWDAFAILFDYRLSLPMFSDAVDDSTYEPTGGPVSGVETRGC comes from the coding sequence ATGAGTCGCCGTCGCGGTACGTCCGCCCTCGCCCGGCTCGTCGTCGTCGCCCTCGTCTGCTCGCTCGTCGTCGCCGCCGTCCCGCCGGCGGCGGCGCAGTCGGACGGAGACGGGGGTGGCGGAGCCGCCCCGGACGCCGACGAGCGGCGGTGTTTCCCGGCCGGCGGACACGACCTCACGGTCGGCGACGGCAATCCACACATCGACGTGACCGTGCACACCTCGCTGTTCACGGACCCGTCGCCGCCGAGCGCGCTCGGGCTGGAAGCCCGCGGCGTCGCCCTCGACAGCGACGTGATCGAACTCCGGACCGGCGTCGTCCTCGACGGAACTCCCGAGGGGATCTCACCCGCCGCCGTCTGGGACGCCTTCGCGATCCTCTTCGACTACCGGTTGTCGCTGCCGATGTTCTCCGACGCCGTCGACGACTCGACGTACGAACCGACCGGCGGTCCGGTCTCCGGGGTCGAGACCCGCGGCTGCTGA